One segment of Pontibacter akesuensis DNA contains the following:
- a CDS encoding ChaN family lipoprotein produces MNSIMKYKFLTLLLIAITTVAMAQKKDKPAYRLFTAEGKSIEYGKMLQELQKADVVLFGEQHNDPIAHWMQLELAKDLHQAKPKDFALGAEMFESDVQLVLDEYLAGQAPEKNFEQESRPWPNYATDYRPVVRFAKEQQIPFVATNVPRRYAAMVSAGSLSALEGVSADAKKYMAPLPVVVDMELPGYKNMLSMFGGSTHGNTKSQNIVQAQALKDATMAHFILGQVNQGKQVLHLNGAYHSDNFEGIGWYLKQAKPNLKTRTITTVLQQDLERLSEEHRNKADFILVVPESMTRTF; encoded by the coding sequence ATGAACTCCATAATGAAGTATAAATTCCTGACACTTCTTTTGATAGCTATCACGACTGTAGCCATGGCGCAGAAAAAGGACAAACCCGCCTATCGTCTCTTCACGGCAGAAGGCAAAAGTATAGAGTACGGCAAGATGCTGCAGGAGCTGCAGAAGGCGGATGTGGTGCTGTTTGGTGAGCAGCACAACGACCCGATTGCGCACTGGATGCAGTTGGAGCTAGCTAAGGACCTGCACCAGGCCAAGCCAAAGGACTTTGCTCTCGGCGCCGAAATGTTTGAGTCTGATGTGCAGCTGGTGCTGGATGAGTACTTGGCGGGGCAGGCACCGGAGAAGAACTTTGAGCAGGAGTCGCGGCCATGGCCCAATTACGCCACAGACTATCGGCCGGTGGTGCGCTTTGCCAAAGAGCAGCAGATTCCCTTTGTCGCCACAAACGTGCCACGGCGCTACGCCGCCATGGTGTCGGCTGGAAGTTTAAGTGCCTTGGAAGGCGTATCGGCAGACGCTAAAAAATACATGGCACCGCTTCCGGTTGTGGTGGACATGGAGCTGCCAGGTTACAAGAATATGCTGTCCATGTTCGGGGGCAGTACGCACGGCAACACCAAAAGCCAGAACATTGTGCAGGCGCAGGCGCTGAAAGATGCCACCATGGCCCATTTTATACTAGGGCAGGTAAACCAAGGCAAGCAAGTACTGCACCTCAATGGCGCCTATCACTCCGACAACTTCGAGGGGATAGGCTGGTACCTGAAACAGGCAAAACCCAACCTGAAAACCCGCACCATCACCACCGTGCTGCAGCAGGACCTGGAAAGGCTATCGGAGGAGCATCGCAATAAAGCCGATTTTATCCTTGTGGTGCCGGAAAGTATGACGCGGACGTTTTAG
- the dnaJ gene encoding molecular chaperone DnaJ encodes MAKRDYYEVLGVSKGAAQDEIKKAYRKIAIKFHPDKNPDDPTAEDKFKEAAEAYEVLSDPQKRQRYDQFGHQGMNGGFGGGGGMNMEDIFSQFGDIFGGGGGSPFESFFGGGRSGGGRRTRKGSNLRIKLKLNLEEIANGVEKKIKVKRYVACSTCGGNGAKNGTDMQTCNSCQGSGQVRKVVNTMLGQMVSTATCPTCNGEGRIVTHNCEVCNGSGRELQEEVISINVPAGVMDGMQLSMSGKGNVPERGGVAGDLLIQIEEEEHPSLKREGNNVIFDQYISFVDAALGAEIEVPTITGKVKINIKPGTQSGEIFRLRGKGIQDLNGYGKGDQLIHINVWTPKTLSSDEKAVLEGLRFSNNFAPSPGKNEKGFFDKVKDYFQ; translated from the coding sequence ATGGCTAAGAGAGATTATTATGAGGTTTTGGGTGTAAGCAAAGGTGCTGCGCAGGATGAGATAAAGAAAGCTTACCGCAAAATCGCCATCAAATTCCACCCTGATAAGAACCCCGACGACCCCACTGCCGAAGATAAGTTTAAGGAGGCGGCAGAGGCCTACGAGGTGCTTAGCGACCCGCAGAAGCGCCAGCGTTACGACCAGTTCGGCCACCAGGGCATGAACGGCGGCTTCGGTGGCGGCGGTGGCATGAACATGGAGGATATTTTCTCGCAGTTCGGCGATATTTTTGGCGGAGGCGGTGGCAGTCCGTTTGAGAGCTTCTTCGGAGGCGGCCGTTCGGGCGGTGGCCGGCGCACACGCAAAGGCTCTAACCTGCGCATCAAGCTGAAGTTGAACCTCGAGGAGATAGCTAACGGCGTAGAGAAAAAGATTAAGGTAAAGCGCTACGTAGCGTGTAGCACCTGCGGCGGAAACGGGGCCAAAAACGGCACTGACATGCAAACCTGTAACTCCTGCCAGGGATCGGGCCAGGTACGCAAAGTGGTAAACACAATGCTGGGCCAGATGGTGTCCACGGCCACGTGCCCTACCTGTAACGGCGAAGGCCGCATTGTAACCCACAACTGCGAAGTGTGTAACGGTAGCGGCAGAGAACTGCAGGAAGAAGTAATCAGCATCAACGTGCCTGCTGGCGTAATGGATGGCATGCAGCTGTCTATGAGTGGCAAAGGCAACGTGCCGGAGCGCGGTGGCGTGGCTGGCGACCTGCTGATCCAGATTGAGGAAGAGGAGCACCCAAGCCTGAAGCGCGAAGGGAATAATGTGATTTTCGATCAGTATATCAGCTTTGTGGATGCAGCCCTGGGTGCCGAGATTGAGGTGCCGACGATTACAGGCAAAGTAAAGATCAACATCAAACCTGGTACGCAAAGCGGCGAGATATTCCGTTTGCGAGGCAAAGGCATTCAGGATTTGAACGGCTACGGCAAAGGCGATCAGCTGATCCACATAAATGTATGGACGCCGAAGACCTTGAGCAGCGATGAGAAAGCGGTGCTGGAAGGCCTGCGTTTCTCAAACAATTTCGCGCCAAGCCCTGGCAAGAACGAGAAAGGATTTTTTGATAAAGTAAAGGACTACTTCCAGTAG
- a CDS encoding HesB/IscA family protein, with protein sequence MATETKTAPITLTEKALQEVKNILNEKNVPAEYGLRVGVQGGGCSGMSYLLGFDKPKETDEVFELDGVNLIMDKKHGMYVMGMQVDFQDGLNARGFVFNNPQASSTCGCGSSFSA encoded by the coding sequence ATGGCAACAGAAACTAAAACTGCCCCTATAACTTTGACAGAAAAAGCCTTGCAGGAGGTTAAGAATATATTGAACGAGAAAAACGTACCAGCCGAGTATGGCCTGCGTGTAGGCGTACAGGGTGGTGGTTGCTCAGGCATGTCTTACCTGCTTGGTTTCGACAAGCCAAAGGAGACGGATGAAGTATTTGAACTGGACGGCGTGAACCTGATCATGGACAAGAAGCACGGCATGTACGTGATGGGCATGCAGGTTGATTTCCAGGATGGTTTGAACGCACGTGGTTTTGTTTTCAACAACCCACAGGCTTCCAGCACCTGCGGTTGTGGCAGCTCTTTCTCTGCATAA
- the bshA gene encoding N-acetyl-alpha-D-glucosaminyl L-malate synthase BshA — translation MRIGIVCYPTFGGSGVVATELGKALALKGHKVHFITYSQPARLDIFSENLFYHEVYIPSYPLFQYPPYELALASKMVDIVQFEKLDVLHVHYAIPHASAAFMAKQILRTKGINIPVITTLHGTDITLVGKDASFEPVVTFSINQSDGVTAVSDSLRAETYDYFPIEKEIHVIPNFINLEKFKRQKKEHFRMAIAANNEKLLVHTSNFRSVKRVEDVIRIFAKVREQIPSKLLMVGDGPDRPKMEKFCRDLGIFEDVRFLGKLEAVEEVLSIADLFLMPSEKESFGLAALEAMACEVPVISSNAGGIPELNIDGVTGFVSPVGAVEEMVKNALYVLDDANLPTFKENALKRAHEFDVQKIVPLYENIYQCTIDEQLATL, via the coding sequence ATGAGAATTGGTATAGTTTGTTACCCCACCTTTGGCGGAAGCGGCGTAGTAGCCACCGAGCTGGGCAAAGCCCTTGCCCTTAAAGGGCATAAAGTGCATTTTATCACGTACAGCCAGCCTGCACGCCTCGATATATTCAGCGAGAACCTCTTCTACCACGAAGTATACATTCCGTCGTACCCGCTTTTCCAGTACCCGCCCTATGAGCTGGCGCTGGCCAGCAAGATGGTGGATATCGTGCAGTTCGAAAAGCTGGACGTTCTGCACGTACATTATGCCATTCCGCACGCTTCGGCGGCTTTTATGGCCAAGCAGATCCTGCGCACCAAGGGCATCAACATTCCTGTAATCACCACGTTGCACGGTACTGATATCACGCTGGTAGGCAAGGACGCTTCGTTTGAACCAGTCGTAACGTTTAGCATCAACCAGTCAGATGGCGTAACAGCCGTTTCGGATAGTTTGCGAGCTGAAACGTACGATTACTTTCCGATTGAGAAGGAAATTCACGTAATACCGAACTTCATCAACCTCGAGAAATTCAAACGCCAGAAAAAAGAGCATTTCCGAATGGCCATCGCCGCCAACAACGAGAAGCTGCTGGTGCACACTTCTAATTTCCGCAGCGTAAAGCGCGTGGAGGACGTGATCCGCATTTTTGCGAAGGTGCGCGAGCAGATACCAAGCAAGCTGCTGATGGTCGGCGACGGTCCGGACCGCCCGAAGATGGAGAAGTTCTGCCGCGACCTGGGTATATTCGAGGACGTGCGCTTTCTGGGAAAGCTGGAGGCAGTGGAAGAAGTGCTGTCGATCGCGGACCTGTTCCTGATGCCTTCCGAGAAAGAAAGCTTTGGGTTGGCCGCCTTGGAGGCCATGGCCTGTGAGGTACCGGTTATCTCCTCAAACGCCGGCGGTATACCAGAGCTGAACATTGATGGCGTTACCGGCTTCGTTAGCCCGGTGGGCGCGGTGGAGGAAATGGTAAAAAACGCGCTTTACGTGCTGGACGATGCAAATCTGCCTACCTTCAAGGAAAATGCGCTGAAGCGCGCCCATGAGTTCGATGTGCAAAAGATCGTACCGCTCTATGAGAATATTTACCAGTGCACCATAGACGAGCAGCTGGCAACCCTGTAG
- the serA gene encoding phosphoglycerate dehydrogenase has translation MSKDKYYIIDFDSTFTQVEALDELGAISLQNHPDKESILEQVKHITDSAMGGNSSFAEGLTKRLELLQAHQNHLPQLISQLKEKVSDSIRRNKDFLKAYADQIYIVSSGFKEFITPIVTEYGIKEENIYANTFVQDEQGNLTGFDEDNLLSKDKGKIKLLEQLALPGDVYVLGDGYTDYEIKEAGLANKFYAFTENVVRDKVVAKAEHIAPSLDEFLYQNKLPMAISYPKNRISVLLLENVHPQAVALFRKEGYQVETASGAMSEAELIEKIKDVSILGIRSKTQVTRKVLEHANRLMCVGAFCIGTNQIDLDACLEAGITVFNAPYSNTRSVVELALGEIIMLSRGVIDKSNKMHQGEWDKSAAGSFEVRDKKLGIVGYGNIGAQLSVLAEAMGMEVYYFDVVEKLQLGNARKCHTLRELLGKADIVTLHVDGRPENKNMFGAEEFAAMQDGAIFLNLSRGHVVDLDALVQTMKSGKLRGAAVDVFPEEPAANSDPFESELRGLPNMILTPHIGGSTSEAQVNIANFVPNRIMDYINTGNTYGSVNFPNLQLPELKNAHRLIHIHANVPGVLANINQVLAKNQVNILGQYLKTNERVGYVITDIDKVYDKAVVQDMRQVPHTIKFRMLY, from the coding sequence ATGAGCAAAGATAAATACTACATCATCGATTTCGACAGCACCTTTACGCAGGTAGAGGCGCTTGATGAATTAGGCGCCATATCCCTGCAAAACCACCCTGACAAGGAAAGTATACTGGAGCAGGTAAAGCACATTACCGACAGCGCCATGGGCGGCAACAGCTCCTTTGCCGAGGGCCTGACTAAGCGGCTTGAGCTGCTGCAGGCACACCAAAACCATTTGCCGCAGCTCATCAGCCAACTAAAGGAAAAAGTATCTGACTCGATCCGCCGCAATAAAGATTTCCTGAAGGCCTACGCCGATCAGATTTACATCGTGTCCAGCGGGTTTAAGGAGTTTATTACGCCCATCGTGACGGAGTATGGCATCAAAGAAGAAAACATCTACGCCAACACCTTCGTGCAGGATGAGCAGGGCAACCTGACTGGTTTCGATGAGGATAACCTGCTGAGTAAGGACAAGGGCAAGATCAAGTTACTGGAGCAACTGGCGCTTCCAGGCGATGTATATGTGCTGGGCGATGGCTACACCGATTATGAGATAAAAGAAGCCGGGCTGGCTAACAAATTTTACGCCTTCACCGAAAACGTGGTGCGCGATAAGGTAGTGGCAAAGGCCGAGCACATTGCGCCCAGCCTGGATGAATTCCTGTACCAGAATAAATTACCAATGGCAATATCATACCCCAAAAACCGTATCAGCGTGCTGCTGCTCGAGAATGTGCATCCGCAGGCAGTCGCGCTATTCCGCAAGGAAGGCTACCAGGTAGAAACGGCAAGCGGTGCAATGAGTGAGGCAGAGCTGATCGAGAAGATAAAGGACGTATCCATACTTGGCATCCGCAGTAAAACGCAGGTCACGCGCAAGGTGCTGGAACACGCTAACCGCCTGATGTGCGTGGGGGCTTTCTGCATCGGCACCAACCAAATAGACCTGGATGCCTGTCTGGAAGCCGGTATAACTGTTTTCAACGCACCTTATAGCAACACGCGCAGCGTAGTGGAACTGGCTTTAGGCGAAATCATCATGCTTAGCCGTGGCGTAATTGACAAGAGTAACAAGATGCACCAGGGTGAATGGGACAAATCTGCAGCGGGTAGTTTTGAAGTGCGCGACAAGAAACTGGGCATTGTGGGCTATGGCAACATCGGGGCGCAGCTATCTGTACTGGCCGAGGCCATGGGCATGGAAGTATACTACTTCGATGTGGTGGAGAAGCTGCAACTCGGCAACGCCCGCAAGTGCCATACACTGCGCGAACTGTTGGGTAAAGCAGACATCGTTACACTGCATGTGGACGGCCGGCCGGAAAACAAGAACATGTTTGGTGCCGAAGAGTTTGCAGCCATGCAGGATGGCGCCATCTTTCTGAACCTGAGCCGGGGGCATGTGGTGGACCTGGATGCGCTGGTGCAAACCATGAAATCAGGGAAGTTGCGGGGCGCGGCGGTGGATGTGTTCCCGGAAGAGCCAGCCGCCAACAGCGATCCATTTGAGAGCGAACTGCGGGGCCTGCCCAACATGATTTTGACGCCGCACATTGGTGGCAGCACCTCAGAGGCACAGGTGAACATCGCCAATTTTGTTCCGAACCGGATTATGGATTACATCAACACAGGCAACACCTACGGCAGCGTTAACTTCCCGAACCTGCAGCTTCCTGAGCTTAAGAACGCGCACCGCCTCATTCACATTCATGCGAACGTGCCGGGCGTATTGGCTAACATCAACCAGGTACTCGCCAAAAACCAGGTGAACATTCTGGGGCAGTACCTAAAAACCAATGAGCGCGTGGGCTACGTGATTACCGACATCGACAAGGTCTATGACAAAGCCGTAGTGCAGGATATGCGGCAGGTTCCGCATACCATTAAATTCCGGATGCTGTACTAG
- a CDS encoding ABC transporter ATP-binding protein, translating into MSILKIEGVTKTYANHTALDNVSFEIPQGCIFGLLGPNGAGKTSLIRIITQITGADSGKIYFQGERLKPDHIKDIGYLPEERGLYKKMKVGEQLLYLTQLKGLSKAEATARIKIWVDRFEIREWLDKHIEDLSKGMQQKVQFIATVLHEPKLIILDEPFSGFDPINANLIKDEILALRDKGATIIFSTHRMESVEELCDNIALINRAQKVLDGPVGEIKDAYKTNTFQIIGSGQLLITSPDFEVLEQHDNHGVFRTHVRLLGNASPNDLLRYLIQRVEVHSFVELVPSINDIFIRKVTETHHV; encoded by the coding sequence TTGAGCATCCTGAAGATTGAAGGCGTTACCAAGACCTACGCCAACCACACGGCGCTCGACAATGTGAGCTTTGAAATTCCGCAGGGCTGCATTTTCGGCTTGCTGGGCCCGAACGGAGCTGGCAAGACATCGCTTATCCGCATCATTACCCAGATTACGGGCGCTGACAGTGGCAAAATATACTTCCAGGGCGAGCGCCTGAAGCCTGACCACATCAAGGACATTGGTTACCTGCCGGAGGAGCGGGGCTTGTACAAGAAAATGAAGGTGGGGGAGCAACTGCTGTACCTCACGCAGCTGAAGGGATTAAGCAAGGCAGAGGCGACCGCACGCATCAAAATCTGGGTAGACCGCTTCGAGATACGGGAGTGGCTCGACAAGCACATCGAGGACCTGTCGAAAGGCATGCAGCAGAAGGTGCAGTTCATTGCCACGGTACTGCACGAGCCAAAGCTGATCATCCTGGATGAGCCTTTCTCTGGCTTCGACCCCATCAACGCCAACCTCATCAAAGACGAGATTCTGGCCCTGCGCGACAAAGGCGCGACGATCATCTTCTCCACGCACCGCATGGAGTCGGTGGAGGAACTGTGCGATAACATTGCCCTTATCAATCGCGCCCAGAAAGTGCTGGACGGGCCGGTAGGGGAGATCAAGGATGCGTACAAAACGAATACGTTCCAAATAATAGGCAGCGGCCAGTTGCTGATTACCTCGCCAGACTTTGAGGTGCTGGAGCAGCACGATAACCACGGCGTGTTCAGAACGCATGTACGCTTGCTGGGCAACGCCTCACCAAACGACCTGCTGCGCTACCTGATCCAGCGTGTGGAGGTGCACTCCTTTGTGGAACTGGTTCCAAGTATAAACGATATCTTCATCCGAAAAGTAACCGAAACACACCATGTCTAA
- a CDS encoding aminotransferase class V-fold PLP-dependent enzyme has product MNNKVYFTPGPSELYPTVPQHMQEAMQQKIGSISHRSKQFQEIYARAVAGMKQLLQLPDNYEVLFLASATEVWERAIQNNVREESFHLVNGSFSKRFYETAQELGRHAQQHEAPFGQGFHVESIRVPKTAELVALIQNETSSGACMPVEEINQFREKSLGEALIYVDAVSSLPYPAFDFSKVDSVYASVQKCFGLPAGLGVWLVNDRCIAKAEAILASGASIGSYHRLPALLEKARENQTVETPNVLAIYLLGKVLEDMNSKGIQTIRQETEAKASGIYTFLEQSAIFAPAVANLQHRSKTTIVANTTMPASEVNKHLAASDMQVGSGYGKYKESQIRIANFPAHSVEQVEKLVEKLRELDR; this is encoded by the coding sequence ATGAACAACAAAGTATACTTCACCCCTGGCCCTTCCGAGCTGTACCCCACCGTGCCGCAGCACATGCAGGAGGCGATGCAGCAGAAAATCGGGAGCATTTCGCACCGCAGCAAGCAGTTTCAGGAGATTTACGCCAGGGCGGTGGCAGGCATGAAGCAACTGCTGCAACTGCCGGACAATTACGAAGTGCTGTTTTTGGCATCGGCAACGGAAGTGTGGGAGCGTGCTATCCAGAATAATGTGCGCGAGGAGAGTTTTCACCTCGTGAACGGCTCTTTCTCTAAACGCTTTTATGAAACAGCGCAGGAACTGGGGCGGCACGCGCAACAGCACGAGGCGCCTTTCGGGCAGGGATTTCACGTGGAAAGTATACGCGTACCGAAGACGGCCGAACTGGTGGCGCTTATCCAAAACGAAACCAGCTCTGGTGCCTGCATGCCAGTGGAGGAAATAAACCAGTTCAGGGAGAAAAGCCTAGGTGAGGCACTTATTTACGTGGATGCCGTGTCCTCTCTGCCCTATCCTGCCTTCGATTTTTCTAAAGTGGATTCGGTATATGCATCGGTACAGAAATGCTTTGGCTTACCGGCTGGCCTGGGGGTGTGGCTGGTAAATGACAGGTGCATCGCCAAGGCCGAAGCCATACTTGCATCTGGTGCTTCTATCGGCTCCTATCACCGCCTGCCCGCGCTGTTAGAGAAAGCCCGGGAAAACCAAACGGTAGAAACGCCAAACGTGCTGGCCATTTACCTGCTGGGCAAAGTTTTGGAAGACATGAACAGCAAAGGCATTCAAACCATCCGTCAGGAAACGGAAGCCAAAGCAAGCGGGATTTATACTTTCCTGGAGCAGAGCGCTATTTTCGCTCCCGCCGTAGCCAACCTGCAACATCGCTCCAAAACTACTATTGTGGCAAACACAACCATGCCCGCATCAGAAGTTAACAAGCATCTGGCTGCATCTGACATGCAGGTAGGCAGCGGCTACGGCAAGTACAAAGAAAGCCAGATTCGCATCGCCAACTTTCCGGCGCACAGCGTGGAGCAGGTAGAAAAGTTGGTGGAAAAACTGCGTGAGTTAGACAGGTAA
- a CDS encoding ABC transporter permease, with protein MSKIWLIVQREYLTRVRKKSFIIMTLLTPLIMAAFMILPGLMISMSDETETVMVLDESGLFAGKLQDKKDLKFIPLAGNLEQAKTIYQETDNTALLHIPEMSIDDPKRITIFGKKNTSFQTQVRLENILEEEIENQRFLASGLDRATLDKIEANLSLEAVNLSDGSEKDNNAIVTSVAGIVGAVIIYFFIFLYGVQIMRGVIEEKTSRIVEVMISSVKPFQLMMGKIVGIAAVGLTQFLLWIVLSFVAVTAVSAAFGIDAAPSPAAQFAAGQNAAQGEDIEEVGDASAVENPEGQDEFASTMSDIKTSVGNLNLGLIFGCFLFYFLGGYLLYGSLFGAIGAAVDNETDTQQFMMPITIPLVISFIMSYSIVLKNPDGPVAFWMSIIPLTSPIVMMVRIPFGVPTWELLLSMGLLVGGFIFTTWIASRIYRVGILMYGKKVNYKELSKWLFYRV; from the coding sequence ATGTCTAAAATCTGGTTGATTGTGCAACGCGAGTACCTGACGCGCGTGCGCAAAAAGAGCTTTATTATCATGACCCTGCTGACGCCGCTTATTATGGCGGCCTTTATGATTCTGCCCGGTCTGATGATATCCATGTCGGATGAAACGGAGACGGTGATGGTGCTGGACGAGAGCGGCCTCTTTGCGGGCAAACTGCAGGACAAGAAAGACCTTAAATTCATTCCGCTGGCGGGTAACCTGGAGCAAGCCAAAACCATCTATCAGGAAACCGATAACACGGCGCTGCTCCACATCCCGGAAATGAGCATCGATGATCCAAAGCGCATCACCATTTTCGGCAAGAAAAATACCAGTTTCCAGACACAGGTGCGCCTGGAGAATATTCTGGAGGAAGAGATCGAGAACCAGCGCTTCCTGGCTTCGGGCCTCGACCGCGCCACCCTCGATAAAATCGAAGCAAATCTGAGCCTGGAGGCGGTGAACCTAAGCGATGGCAGCGAGAAAGACAACAATGCCATCGTTACTTCAGTGGCCGGTATTGTGGGCGCTGTGATTATTTACTTCTTTATTTTCCTATATGGTGTGCAGATTATGCGCGGCGTGATTGAGGAAAAGACAAGCCGCATTGTGGAGGTGATGATTTCCTCGGTAAAGCCTTTTCAGCTGATGATGGGCAAGATTGTGGGCATTGCCGCCGTTGGCCTGACGCAGTTCCTGCTCTGGATTGTGCTTTCCTTTGTAGCGGTAACCGCCGTTTCAGCCGCCTTTGGCATTGATGCTGCACCGTCGCCTGCAGCTCAGTTTGCTGCCGGTCAAAATGCGGCGCAAGGTGAGGATATAGAGGAGGTTGGTGATGCCAGTGCGGTAGAGAATCCGGAGGGCCAGGATGAATTTGCCAGCACCATGAGCGACATTAAGACCAGCGTGGGCAACCTGAACCTCGGCTTGATCTTTGGCTGCTTCCTGTTTTACTTCCTGGGCGGTTACCTGCTGTATGGCTCACTTTTCGGGGCCATAGGCGCTGCCGTAGACAACGAAACGGACACGCAGCAGTTCATGATGCCGATCACCATTCCGCTGGTTATCTCCTTTATCATGTCGTACTCCATTGTGCTCAAGAACCCTGATGGCCCGGTGGCGTTCTGGATGTCCATCATTCCGCTCACATCGCCTATCGTGATGATGGTGCGTATTCCGTTTGGCGTGCCTACCTGGGAGTTGCTCTTGTCGATGGGACTGCTGGTAGGAGGCTTCATCTTCACTACTTGGATCGCCAGCCGCATTTACCGCGTGGGCATCCTGATGTACGGCAAGAAAGTGAACTATAAAGAACTGTCGAAGTGGCTGTTTTATAGAGTATAG
- a CDS encoding DUF7935 family protein has protein sequence MTDLFALLIELLKLILPALVLVAGGYYLLQKHYEREDRLRTEQAQQTDKKGAEVITPIRLQAYERIVLLLERITPSNLLLRVSPMGHSAAEYHRVLLAEIRSEFSHNMSQQVYMSEQAWQQVNLAREEVVNMINKSFQDLREGSKGTDLAKLVLENVLTAEQDPTARALNFVKQEIRQTF, from the coding sequence ATGACGGACTTATTTGCGCTACTGATAGAATTATTAAAACTCATTCTTCCTGCCCTGGTGCTGGTGGCTGGCGGATATTACCTGCTGCAAAAGCATTATGAGCGCGAAGACCGCCTGCGGACGGAGCAGGCGCAGCAAACAGATAAAAAAGGAGCAGAGGTGATTACGCCGATACGACTGCAGGCGTATGAGCGCATTGTGCTGTTGCTGGAGCGCATCACACCCAGTAACCTGCTGTTGCGCGTCAGCCCGATGGGGCATTCGGCAGCAGAATACCACCGGGTGCTGCTGGCGGAGATTAGGAGCGAGTTTAGCCACAACATGTCGCAGCAGGTGTACATGAGCGAGCAGGCCTGGCAGCAGGTGAACCTGGCGCGCGAAGAGGTGGTAAATATGATCAACAAGAGCTTTCAGGATTTGCGGGAAGGATCAAAAGGCACCGATTTAGCCAAGCTTGTGCTGGAGAATGTGCTCACCGCTGAGCAGGACCCCACCGCCCGCGCCCTGAATTTCGTGAAACAGGAAATCAGGCAAACGTTCTGA
- a CDS encoding DUF6624 domain-containing protein, translating to MKVLVPITLLLLLFGCQHAKESSSTKTVGVEQQPDYASLQAELEALYDLDQNIRDVNWDSVNADPAVQMVFIKKMRLVDSTNQSKVLPILEKYGWLPRSKIGEKAADGIFYVVQHSNTATMEKYLPQMEELARQGEASGTDAAKMRDRLRMWKGEKQLYGTQAVNFIRKDGRQAIWPIEDVAHVNERRRAVGFEETVEEYAKEMNVIFDPKEELPDMQINFN from the coding sequence ATGAAAGTACTGGTGCCGATTACCCTGCTGTTGCTACTGTTTGGGTGCCAGCATGCGAAAGAGAGTTCTTCGACCAAGACTGTAGGAGTGGAGCAGCAGCCTGATTATGCCTCTTTGCAAGCAGAGTTGGAGGCGCTTTATGATCTAGACCAGAATATAAGGGATGTGAATTGGGATTCAGTCAACGCTGATCCTGCCGTGCAAATGGTCTTTATCAAAAAGATGCGACTAGTTGACTCAACAAACCAATCTAAAGTTCTGCCTATACTTGAAAAATACGGATGGCTGCCGAGAAGCAAGATTGGAGAGAAAGCAGCAGATGGTATCTTCTATGTGGTGCAGCACTCCAATACGGCGACGATGGAAAAGTACCTGCCACAGATGGAGGAGTTGGCCAGGCAAGGGGAGGCCAGCGGCACAGACGCAGCTAAAATGCGCGACAGGTTGCGCATGTGGAAAGGGGAGAAGCAGCTCTACGGTACTCAGGCAGTCAACTTTATCAGAAAAGATGGCAGGCAAGCCATCTGGCCGATAGAGGATGTGGCACACGTGAACGAGCGTAGGCGAGCCGTTGGTTTTGAAGAGACAGTTGAGGAGTACGCCAAAGAAATGAATGTTATTTTTGACCCGAAGGAAGAGCTGCCTGACATGCAGATCAACTTTAACTAA
- a CDS encoding nucleotide exchange factor GrpE: protein MKDTTANVAADENQDQVNDTAEEETQEQEEIGPAAELAEMKDKYVRLMAEFENFRRRTAKERLELSKTASQDVLGALLPVIDDMERARQSMESNIDPEVMKQGLDLVFNKLNQVTQQKGLKPMDLKAGDDFDSDTQEAITQIPAPSDELKGKIVDVIEKGYTLNEKVIRFAKVVIGA from the coding sequence ATGAAAGATACGACTGCTAACGTAGCTGCAGATGAGAACCAGGACCAGGTAAACGATACTGCCGAAGAGGAAACTCAGGAGCAGGAGGAAATCGGACCGGCTGCAGAACTGGCAGAAATGAAAGATAAGTATGTGCGCCTGATGGCGGAGTTCGAAAACTTCCGTCGCCGCACAGCCAAGGAGCGTCTGGAACTGTCTAAAACAGCCTCGCAGGATGTGCTGGGAGCCTTGCTGCCGGTAATCGATGACATGGAGCGTGCGCGTCAGTCGATGGAATCTAACATTGACCCGGAGGTGATGAAGCAGGGCCTGGATTTGGTGTTTAACAAGCTGAACCAGGTAACGCAGCAGAAAGGGCTGAAGCCGATGGACCTGAAGGCGGGAGATGACTTTGACAGCGATACGCAGGAGGCCATCACACAGATTCCGGCCCCTTCGGATGAGCTGAAAGGCAAAATTGTAGATGTGATTGAAAAAGGATACACCCTGAACGAGAAGGTGATCCGTTTTGCGAAAGTTGTAATAGGAGCGTAA